The Deltaproteobacteria bacterium genome segment GGCTACTACGCCCACGGCGCCTATTCGTTGATTATGGAAGGTGTGGTCGGGCTGCAGCGCATCGAGGACATGATGGCTGCACTGCGCGGCGCGGCCCCACCGGCGATCGTCGGCCGGCGGGTGGAGCGTACCATCGACTACTGGGATGAGAGCGCCCACGGCGCGCTCAAGTCCGGCACCGACCGCGCCTCGCGCAACGTGGTCGCGTTCTACTTCGACCACGGCCTGAAAATCACAGCCCGGCCATCGGGCACCGAGCCGAAGCTCAAGATCTACGTCGAGGCCGGCGGCCAAGGCGATGCCGGTGCGCGCGCCGAGATCGAGCAAGCCGTGCGCGAGGCCACCTTGCAGATGGCAGAGCATCTGCTTGGTAGCCTGCGTCTGCGCGTGCCACGGCATGCGCTGGCGCTCTCACAGCTGGTGTCGGTGGAGAATCGCCTCGACTTCGCCGAGCGCTTCTTGCCGGAGTTGCAAGCACAACTAGCGGGCGGCGCCCGGGCGGCGGCGCTGGAGCAATGGCTCGAGCGGCGACTGGCAGGCTACGGTAAGGACGGCCGCTTCCTGGTCGCCCCCGGCATTCGCGCCTGCCTCAACGGCGGGCACGCCGAGCTGGCGCCGTACGCTCAAACCCTGCGAGCCGCCTTTGCCCTGGGGCAACGGCAATGAGACCACCACGGCACCGCCGCTCTTTTCCATGGCGCGTGCTGCCCGGATGTGATCAAGTGCGCTGGTGCGTATGGCCCGCCCACATCGCATTGTCTGCATCGGTGGCGGCACCGGTCTGCCGATAGTCCTGCGAGGATTTCGCGATTACGTGCGGCAGCAACTGCCGGGCTGGGAGTCGATCGACCTCGATGCCCTGACGGTGGTGGTGTCGGTAACCGATGACGGCGGCAGTTCGGGGCGGCTGATTCGCGAGTACGACACGCTGCCACCGGGCGACCTGCGCAATTGCTTGCTGGCGCTGGCTGATGAGACCGCCGAGCCGGTGATGAAGCGCTTCTTCAATCACCGCTTCGGCGCCTCGGCGGACGCCGAGCTGGCCGGCCACAGCGCCGGCAACCTGCTGATTGTGGCGCTGGCGCAAGTGCACGGCGGCGACCTGCGCCGCGCCATTCTCGACATCAGCCGGGTGCTGTCGATCCGTGGTAACATCTTGTTTCCCACCCTGGAGCCGACGGTGCTGTGCGCCCGGCTCGCCGGCGGCGCAGTGGTTCGCGGCGAGTCACAGATTGCCCGGCGGCACGACATGGCGCCGATCGAGTCGGTATTCCTTGCCCGCCGCAACGGCGGTGAGGCCGGCAACTGCGAACCCTACACCCCCGAGGCCATGCCGGAAACGCTGGCGGCGATCGCCGCGGCCGACGCCATCGTGCTCGGGCCGGGGAGCCTTTACAGCAGCGTGATTCCGAATCTGCTTGCCGCCGGCGTCGCCGGCGCCATCGCCGGTTCACCGGCGCGGCGCATCTACGTCTGCAACATCATGACCGAGCCCGGCGAAACCGAAGACTACACCGTTAGTGACCACGTGGCGGCGATCCGCCGGCACGGCGGCTTCGCCCCCGACGTGGTGATCGCCAACCGCCAGCGCATCGACCCGGCCTTCTTGGCCCAGTACGCCATCGAGCGCTTGGCGCGCGAGTACGAAATCGTCAAGGACTCGCTCGATCAAGCGATTCGGGCCTCGCGCCGGCGCGCGCTCGGCACCGGCTCGCTGATCGAAAACGTCAGCGAGCATGCGCACAAACTAAAAGCCCTGGCCGACGAGCTGCGCAAGATCAGCAACAAAGAAGTGCAGGTGCTCTACGACCCTGCCCGCGAACGGCTCGAGCCGCCCACCCGCCTGTGCGAGATCGACGGCATCAGCGAGGTCGAAATCGAGGAGCAAGGTAGCCGCAAGACCGTCATCCGCCACGACCCGGTGGCGCTGACCCGCGCGGTGTTGGACGTGCTGCGACAACCGCCGCCCACCGGCAGCGATCCGCAAGATTGCTGATCCAACGGTGTTCTGGCTGCTCTGCCAGTGACTGGGGACGGCGACGCGACGATTTGGTCGATGCCTTCAACGAAGTCGTTCGCCGGGTAGTACGGCAGGTCCATATCGGAGCGGACGATCACTCACCGGCGTGTGGGCCAATCAGGCGCGCGATCTCCTCGGCCGAGTAGCCGATCTCTGCCAGCACCTCCGCGGTGTGCTCGCCCGGCCGGGGAGCCAGCGTTCGCACCGCACCGGGCGTCTCGGAGAACTTCGGCGCTATACCGATCTGGCGAACGCCGCCGTGCTGCGGATGTGGTACTTCGGCGATCATCCGGCGCGCTGCGGTGTGCGGATCAGCCAGCGCTTCGTCCAAACCATAGACGGGAGTGACGCAGATGTCCCGGTCTTTGAGCTCGGCGAACCACTGGTCGCGCGTCTGCTCTTTGAAGCGCCGGCGCAGGAACGCAAACATCTCCGGAAACTTCTCCGCGTTGAACTGCTCGGCGGCGTACTGCTCGCAGCCGAGGGCGGTGCACAGCTTCTGCCAGAACCACGGCTCCATGCAGGCAACGCTGAGCCACTTGCCGTCGGCGGTCGGGTAGACGTGGTAGCAGGGGAGCGCGCCGTTGACGTAGTACTCGCCGGGTTTCGGCGCGGTGCCGCTGCTGAAGTAGTCGCTTGCTGCCAAACAAGCGAGCGAGAGCACGCCATCGCTCATCGCCATGTCGATGTATTGGCCCCGCCCCGTTTGCTGGCGGGCTATGAGCGCGGCGAGAATCGAGAAGGCGGCGAACAGCCCGCCGCCGGCGAAGTCGGCGATGACGTTGAGCGGAATCGCCGGGGGCTGCCCCGGCCAGCCGATCATCCCCAGCACACCGGCCAGACTGATGTAGTTGAGGTCGTGTCCGGGCAACGCGGCGTGCGGGCCGTTCTGGCCATAGCCGCTGATCGAGCAGTACACGGCCCGCGGGTTACGCCGGCTGACCGCGTCGTAATCAACGCCCAGCCGCGCGGCTACGCCGGGCCGGAAACCCTCGACCACCACGTCTGCGCGATCGACGAGCCGGAAGAACGCCGCCCGCATCCGCTCGTTCTTGAGATCGAGCGCGGCCGAGCGCTTGTTGCGGCCCATCGGCAGGAAAGCTTTGGTGCGTTCGCTCACGCCCATCTCGGTATCGACCCGGCGTCCCACGCCCGGCGGTTCCTCGACCACGACCACGTCGGCGCCGAGGTCCGCCAGCAGCATGGTGCAGTACGGCCCCGGGGCGTAACGGGAGAGGTCCACGACTCGGATTCCTGCCAGCGCCATCATGATGTGCTCGCTCTACACCGAGTGCGCGACCAGGGAAAGAGGACAAGGATTGACGACCGGCGTGGCGCCCGAGTAAACGTTGGCGAGAGGTTCATGATCGTGTCCGAGCAATCCCTCCCCGTGCATCACGGCTTCGACGCGGCGATGGCCGGCAAGCGCGCCGAGTGTGACGGCGGCGGGCCGATCCAGGGCACGTACTACGCCGCGCGCCAGGAGTTCACCGGCACGCTCACCGGCGAGTACATCGACCACGGTGATCCGCCGTGGCGCTGGTATCTGATGGTCGATCTGGTCAGAAAGCCGGCCGGGTATCCGTGGAATTCGGTTTGGTGCGAGCAGGGCAACCTCTTTCTCGCCGAGAGCTGAGGCCCGCAGGACAAGTCCGGCGCGAGCCAGCAACAGCGGGGTGCGCGACAAATTTGTGGGTAACGTGGTTCGGTGTTATGGCCGTCATTCCCGCGAAAGCGGGAATGACAAATTGCGTCCCTTTCGGCCATGGGCCTCGGCCTGACAGTACACAGTACTGTCAGACTGGTGAGGATTTGCCCGGTCGGCTGCACGTTACTCACAGATTTGTCGCACACCCACGCGACATGCGCGGGCAGCCCCTGCTTGCGCACCCCCGGGTAGGGACGCAGGAACTCCCCCGCCTGCGCCCTACCCTCACCATGCGCCGCGCCGCCGCCGACTCCGTTGTAAGGTCCGCGTTCCATCTGCTACAGTCGCTCGCGGTTTCGCTCATGAGCAGCAAGGGATCGATCCTCGTCGTCGACGACAACTTCGACAATCGCCGGCTGCTGCGCTTCATGCTGAGCAAGGCCGGCTACGGGGTCCACCTCGCCGAGTCCGGCGCCGAGGCTCTCGAACTCTACCGCACGCAGCGCGTCGACTTATCGCTGGTGGATGTGCAGATGCCCGACATGGACGGCATCACGTTGCTCAAGGAGCTGCGTCGCGTCGATCCGCAGGCGCAAGTCATCGTGGTGACCGCTTACGGCTCGGTGGAGCGAGCGGTCGACTCGATGAAGGCCGGGGCCATGGACTTCCTCACCCGCCCGGTGCGTCGCGAGGTGCTGCTAGCGCTGGTGGAAAAGGGCATCGAGATGGCCCGCCTGATGGCCGAGAACCGCCGGCTGCGGGACGAAGTCGTCGAGAAGTACGATTTCTCCCAACTGGTCGGCCGTTCCCCGCAAATGCAGCAGGTGCTGGCACTGGCCACCGAAGCGGCCAAGCGCGACGTGACCGTGCTGATCACCGGCGAGAGCGGCGTCGGCAAGGAGGTCCTCGCCCGCGCCATTCATTACAACAGCGCGCGGCGGACGGGCCCGTTCTTCGCCCTGAATTGCGCCGCCATCGCCGAGACGCTGATGGAGAGCGAGCTGTTCGGCCATGAGAAAGGGGCGTTTACCGGCGCCGATCGCCGCAAGTCGGGGCTGCTCGAACAGGCTTCTCACGGCACACTGCTACTGGACGAGATCGGGGATATGCCGCTGGCAGCGCAGGCCAAGTTGCTGCGGGTGATCGAGTCGCGCGAGATCATCCCCGTGGGCGCCACTCGCCCCTTACGCGTCGCCGCTCGCATAATGGCCGCGACCAACGCCGATCTGCGCCAGCGTGCCCACGCCAAGCAGTTCCGCGAG includes the following:
- a CDS encoding YvcK family protein, which gives rise to MARPHRIVCIGGGTGLPIVLRGFRDYVRQQLPGWESIDLDALTVVVSVTDDGGSSGRLIREYDTLPPGDLRNCLLALADETAEPVMKRFFNHRFGASADAELAGHSAGNLLIVALAQVHGGDLRRAILDISRVLSIRGNILFPTLEPTVLCARLAGGAVVRGESQIARRHDMAPIESVFLARRNGGEAGNCEPYTPEAMPETLAAIAAADAIVLGPGSLYSSVIPNLLAAGVAGAIAGSPARRIYVCNIMTEPGETEDYTVSDHVAAIRRHGGFAPDVVIANRQRIDPAFLAQYAIERLAREYEIVKDSLDQAIRASRRRALGTGSLIENVSEHAHKLKALADELRKISNKEVQVLYDPARERLEPPTRLCEIDGISEVEIEEQGSRKTVIRHDPVALTRAVLDVLRQPPPTGSDPQDC
- a CDS encoding CoA transferase, which translates into the protein MMALAGIRVVDLSRYAPGPYCTMLLADLGADVVVVEEPPGVGRRVDTEMGVSERTKAFLPMGRNKRSAALDLKNERMRAAFFRLVDRADVVVEGFRPGVAARLGVDYDAVSRRNPRAVYCSISGYGQNGPHAALPGHDLNYISLAGVLGMIGWPGQPPAIPLNVIADFAGGGLFAAFSILAALIARQQTGRGQYIDMAMSDGVLSLACLAASDYFSSGTAPKPGEYYVNGALPCYHVYPTADGKWLSVACMEPWFWQKLCTALGCEQYAAEQFNAEKFPEMFAFLRRRFKEQTRDQWFAELKDRDICVTPVYGLDEALADPHTAARRMIAEVPHPQHGGVRQIGIAPKFSETPGAVRTLAPRPGEHTAEVLAEIGYSAEEIARLIGPHAGE
- a CDS encoding sigma-54-dependent Fis family transcriptional regulator, coding for MSSKGSILVVDDNFDNRRLLRFMLSKAGYGVHLAESGAEALELYRTQRVDLSLVDVQMPDMDGITLLKELRRVDPQAQVIVVTAYGSVERAVDSMKAGAMDFLTRPVRREVLLALVEKGIEMARLMAENRRLRDEVVEKYDFSQLVGRSPQMQQVLALATEAAKRDVTVLITGESGVGKEVLARAIHYNSARRTGPFFALNCAAIAETLMESELFGHEKGAFTGADRRKSGLLEQASHGTLLLDEIGDMPLAAQAKLLRVIESREIIPVGATRPLRVAARIMAATNADLRQRAHAKQFREDLFFRLNVFALYIPPLRERRDDILPLATHVLARLARATGKDLPGFSQDAVNYMLQTAWEGNVRELANAIERAVIVSRGNLITAGDFPRDNVSPATAGPSLNGLDLTTEVPKLDEVERNLLLHALERSGRNLSRAARLLGMGRGALRYRLDKHGISMKES